The proteins below come from a single Melospiza melodia melodia isolate bMelMel2 chromosome 12, bMelMel2.pri, whole genome shotgun sequence genomic window:
- the SLC12A9 gene encoding solute carrier family 12 member 9, protein MASSERSALLTYRLCGGSAEEERGRERGRAAAAPRKLPTFLGVVVPTLLSMFSVVLFLRLGFVVGHAGLYQALAMFAVAYFIIGMTVLSVCAIATNGALDAGGAYYMISRALGPEFGGSIGIMFFLANVCGSALYVLGLVEAVVDSFGIPPGQEAGTGVHVLPQSYWFELLYGTVLLALCLLVCLVGASIYAKATFLIFLIVAAVLGTILVSFFATRPLKVPIRLPDSNGTETDNGSFTGFSLSTLRDNLGGKYDVDYTTGQMMSFSSVFAVMFNGCTGIMAGSNMSGDLKRPSYSIPRGTISAVLFTYLVYNLLAFLMCATCNRTLLQKDYGFLRDISIFPPLVTVGIYAATLSAAMSNLIGASRILYALARDDLFGQALALAKKTSASGNPVMAVILSWLVVQLVLFSGKLNTIASVVTIFFLLVYATVNLACLALEWASAPNFRPTFRYFTWHTCLLGIAGCCVMMFLISPVSASASLGFLLLLLLALHYLSPSSTWGYISQALIFHQVRKYLLMLDVRKDHVKFWRPQMLLMVQNPRGSARLIDFVNDLKKSGLYVLGHVELQDLDMLPSDPLQAQQDSWLSLVDKLNVKAFVSLTLAPSVRHGVRQLLFTSGLGGMRPNTLVLGFYDDEAPQDGLARHPAFTSAREEVPLGFPPLRAAATPKLLSAREYVGIVADALKMLRNVLLARQLESLDKAWELRRAASPPPTIHVWPVNLLRPDSARYADTCSLFLLQMACVLNMARAWRRARLRLFLCVEAGTMPHAQEEKLRQLLKDLRIQAQIQLVPWDAITRLHWQTCQGPSGGPAEEEEEEEGVVNFPTNTTQVSDEYVRAANKLVLEQSPAPAVRFLYLPRPPADTSLYPLYLHQLELLTRGLGPTVLVHGVSAVTSTQL, encoded by the exons atggcgAGCTCGGAGCGGAGCGCGCTGCTCACGTACCGCCTGTGTGGCGGCTCGGCCGAggaggagcggggccgggagcgcggccgggccgccgccgccccccgcaaGCTGCCCACATTCCTGGGCGTTGTGGTGCCCACGCTGCTCTCCATGTTCAGCGTCGTCCTCTTCCTGCGCCTCG GGTTTGTGGTGGGTCATGCTGGGCTGTACCAGGCTCTGGCCATGTTCGCAGTGGCATATTTCATCATTGGCATGACGGTGCTGTCTGTGTGTGCCATTGCCACCAACGGGGCACTGGATGCTGGAGGAGCCTACT ATATGATCAGCCGTGCCTTGGGCCCGGAGTTTGGCGGCAGCATCGGGATCATGTTTTTTCTGGCCAATGTGTGTGGCAGTGCCCTCTATGTGCTGGGGCTGGTGGAGGCAGTGGTGGACAGCTTTGGGATCCCGCCTG GGCAAGAAGCGGGCACAGGTGTCCACGTCCTGCCCCAGAGCTACTGGTTCGAGCTGCTCTACGGCACCGTGCTGCTGGCGCTCTGCCTCCTTGTGTGCCTCGTGGGTGCCTCCATCTATGCCAAGGCCaccttcctcatcttcctcattGTTGCAGCTGTCTTGGGCACCATCCTTGTCAGCTTCTTTGCCACACGGCCCCTGAAGGTGCCCATCCGCCTGCCCGACAGCAATGGCACTGAGACTGATAATGGCTCCTTCACCGGCTTCTCCCTCAGCACTCTGCGAGACAACCTGGGCG gtaagTATGATGTGGACTACACCACCGGGCAGATGATGAGCTTCAGCTCCGTGTTTGCAGTGATGTTCAACGGCTGCACTGGCATCATGGCAGGCTCCAACATGTCAG ggGACCTGAAGCGCCCGAGCTATTCCATCCCACGGGGCACCATCTCTGCTGTGCTCTTCACCTACCTCGTCTACAAcctgctggctttcctcatgTGTGCCACCTGCAACAG GACCCTCCTGCAGAAAGACTATGGCTTCTTGCGTGACATCAGTATCTTCCCACCGCTGGTCACTGTGGGCATCTATGCTGCCACTCTCTCTGCAGCCATGAGCAACCTCATCGGGGCATCCCGCATCCTGTACGCCCTGGCCCGGGATGATCTCTTTG GCCAGGCACTGGCACTGGCCAAGAAGACATCTGCCAGTGGGAACCCAGTGATGGCAGTGATCCTCTCCTGGCTGGTGGTGCAG CTTGTGCTCTTTTCTGGGAAGCTCAACACCATCGCAAGTGTCGTGACAATCTTCTTCCTCCTGGTTTATGCCACTGTCAACCTGGCCTGCCTGGCACTGGAATGGGCCTCGGCCCCCAACTTCAG gcccaCTTTCCGGTACTTCACCTGGCACACGTGCCTGCTGGGCATCGCAGGCTGCTGCGTCATGATGTTCCTCATCAGCCCTGTGTCGGCCTCAGCGAGCCtgggcttcctcctcctcctcctccttgccctTCACTACCTCtcacccagcagcacctggggctaCATCAGCCAGGCCCTCATCTTTCATCAG GTGCGGAAGTACCTGCTGATGCTGGATGTGCGGAAGGACCACGTCAAGTTCTGGCGCCCGCAGATGCTGCTGATGGTGCAGAACCCGCGAGGCAGCGCCCGCCTCATCGACTTTGTCAATGACCTCAAGAAGAGCGGCCTCTATGTCCTGGGCCATGTGGAGCTGCAGGACTTGG ACATGCTGCCCTCAGATCCACTGCAGGCCCAGCAGGACTCGTGGCTCAGCTTGGTGGACAAACTGAATGTCAAGGCCTTTGTCAGCCTCACCCTTGCACCCTCAGTGCGGCACGGTGTCCGACAGCTCCTCTTCACCTCTGGCCTTG GCGGGATGCGCCCCAACACCCTGGTGCTGGGTTTCTACGACGATGAGGCACCGCAGGACGGTCTGGCCCGGCACCCCGCCTTCACCAGCGCCCGTGAGGAGGTTCCCCTGGGCTTCCCCCCACTGCGGGCAGCCGCCACTCCCAAACTGCTGTCAGCCCGGGAGTACGTGGGCATTGTGGCTGACGCCCTGAAGATGCTTCGCAATGTCCTGCTGGCCCGGCAGCTGGAGAGCCTGGACAAGGCCTGGGAGCTGCGGCGGGCCGCCAGCCCCCCACCCACCATCCACGTGTGGCCCGTCAACCTGCTGCGGCCCGACAGCGCCCGCTATGCCGACACCTGcagcctgttcctgctgcagatgGCCTGCGTCCTCAACATGGCGCGGGCCTGGCGCCGGGCCCGCCTGCGCCTCTTCCTCTGCGTCGAGGCGGGCACCATGCCCCATgcccaggaggagaagctgcGCCAGCTCCTCAAGGACCTGCGCATCCAGGCCCAGATCCAGCTGGTGCCCTGGGATGCCATCACCCGCCTGCACTGGCAAACCTGCCAGGGACCCTCAGGAGGGCCagcggaggaggaggaagaggaggaaggggtTGTGAACTTCCCGACCAACACCACCCAAGTGTCAGATGAGTACGTGCGTGCCGCCAACAAACTGGTCCTGGAGCAGAGCCCCGCGCCGGCCGTGCGCTTCCTGTACTTGCCGCGGCCGCCGGCCGACACCAGCCTCTACCCGCTCTATCTgcaccagctggagctgctcacccGCGGGCTGGGCCCCACCGTGCTGGTGCACGGGGTGAGTGCCGTCACCAGCACCCAGCTCTAG
- the PRSS56 gene encoding serine protease 56: MEQRGKRTRDGLLGVRLVPPVLLLPLLQLVGGAPVGQRLYPMPASILQALSSRGTLVLEAALRSALLALERALSEQQRQRGACGLCAPCLFPPCANSTGRCPPPAVPPAMPPSCQALLDAQALPELPQRNRALSQACAPYQRLCPPEGTVHTCAPLSAQLCQRRLQECQTVAAAPSPDAAAEATMPGSCGRRGVPQANGTAPRGRIMGGSVAPRGAWPWLVSVRLHGELMCGGVLVGRSWVLTAAHCFGGNRNELAWTVVVGDHELGKPGAGKRAVPVRRILPHPKFNPKTFHGDLALLELAVPLAPSPTVSPVCLPSGSEEPSPGTPCYIAGWGSLYEEGPAAGVVMEAQVPLLSQETCRGALGKELLTSAMFCAGYLSGGIDSCQGDSGGPLACEDPTSHHFVLYGITSWGDGCGERGKPGVYTRVTAFTDWLSLQMDSAPGSREPSCFDLLAVAQLPPEQQPPERARLCAFYASSCRAPQGKATCARLAEDTCHARTRRCELHSYAQTLVDLLHQAGDFIRNQFDFSFLTRTLPQLLGKIYRHFFPPRVRRDAPGLAVAGPQSSPTAVGPQRPLSRWGGRRLPPFAELFGVVGPQLQDWVEALRTVAGGSHLVTARDREQLSGEMQLFLQGEDVVEEMVAQGRAFVTQLRAELDFGTTLGTMEPQWASGELAGTPMPSHEPRREKRELVPTELPRVEEEEEEEGATGRACPGLNASAARVGAVRDLYAWVLRVPEAQLAMTFQEILVDLGSKNTKGLYRAQVRATVGGRPTAFTGLVGLDSDTLARSMPGLVALALEALKT; the protein is encoded by the exons ATGGAGCAAAGAGGGAAGAGGACACGGGACGGTCTTCTCGGGGTCCGGCTGGTCCCCCCCGTGcttctgctgccgctgctgcagctGGTGGGGGGGGCTCCCGTGGGCCAGAGGCTGTACCCCATGCCGGCCAGCATCCTGCAAG CGCTGTCAAGCCGGGGGACGCTGGTGCTGGAGGCGGCCCTGAGGAgcgccctgctggccctggagcgGGCGCTGTccgagcagcagcggcagcgcggCGCCTGCGGGCTCTGTGCCCCCTGCCTCTTCCCACCCTGCGCCAACAGCACTGGCCGCTGCCCAC cgccagctgtgcctcctgccatgCCCCCCAGCTGCCAGGCCCTGCTGGATGCCCAGGCACTGCCCGAGCTGCCCCAGCGCAACCGGGCGCTGAGCCAGGCCTGTGCCCCCTACCAGCGCCTGTGCCCCCCCGAGGGCACAGTGCACACCTGCGCCCCGCTCAGCGCCCAGCTCTGCCAACGCCGCCTCCAGGAGTGCC AGACGGTGGCCGCAGCCCCGAGTCCTGACGCAGCAGCGGAGGCGACAATGCCAG GGAGCTGCGGGCGCCGCGGGGTCCCGCAAGCCAACGGCACAGCCCCCCGGGGCCGGATCATGGGCGGCAGCGTGGCCCCGCGGGGCGCCTGGCCCTGGCTGGTGTCGGTGCGGCTGCACGGGGAGCTGATGTGCGGAGGGGTGCTCGTGGGGCGCTCCTGGGTCCTCACGGCGGCACACTGCTTTGGCGG GAACCGGAACGAGCTGGCCTGGACAGTGGTGGTGGGCGACCACGAGCTGGGCAAGCCGGGAGCGGGCAAGCGGGCAGTGCCCGTCCGGCGCATCCTGCCTCACCCTAAG TTTAACCCCAAGACGTTCCACGGGGACCTggcgctgctggagctggcagtgccgcTGGCGCCGTCACCCACCGTCAGCCCCGTGTGCCTTCCCAGCGGCTCCGAGGAGCCCAGCCCCGGCACCCCCTGCTACATCGCGGGCTGGGGCTCCCTCTATGAAG agggaccagcagccgGCGTGGTGATGGAGGCACAGGTGCCCCTGCTCAGCCAGGAGACGTGCCGAGGTGCCCTGGGCAAGGAGCTtctcaccagtgccatgttctgtgctgggtatttgtctggaggcatCGACTCCTGCCAG GGTGACTCGGGGGGGCCGCTGGCATGTGAGGACCCCACTTCGCACCACTTTGTCCTCTACGGCATCACCTCGTGGGGTGATGGCTGCGGCGAGCGGGGCAAACCAGGAGTCTACACGCGTGTCACCGCCTTCACGGACTGGCTGAGTCTGCAGATGGACT ctgcccctggcagCCGAGAGCCGAGCTGCTTCGACCTGCTGGCCGTGGCACAGCTGCCCCCCGAGCAGCAGCCCCCGGAGCGTGCCCGCCTCTGCGCCTTCTACGCCAGCTCCTGTCGGGCTCCTCAGGGCAAGGCCACCTGTGCCCGTCTGGCTGAGGACACCTGCCATGCCAGGACGAGGCGatgtg AGCTGCACTCCTATGCCCAGACCTTGGTGGATCTCTTGCACCAGGCTGGGGACTTCATCCGAAACCAGTTTGACTTCTCCTTCCTCACCcgcactctgccccagctcctgggCAAGATCTACAGGCACTTCTTCCCTCCCCGTGTCCGCAGGGATGCCCCAG gcctggctgtggcagggcccCAATCCAGCCCCACAGCAGTGGGACCCCAGAGACCCCTCAGCAG GTGGGGGGGCAGGCGGCTGCCCCCCTTTGCAGAGCTTTTTGGGGTAGTGGGACCCCAGCTGCAGGACTGGGTGGAGGCCCTGAGGACTGTGGCAGGGGGCAGCCACCTGGTGACAGCACGGGACAGGGAGCAGCTCTCCGGGGAGATGCAGCTCTTCCTGCAG GGTGAGGATGTGGTGGAGGAGATGGTGGCACAGGGACGAGCCTTCGTCACCCAGCTGCGGGCAGAGCTGGACTTTGGCACCACCCTGGGAACCATGGAGCCACAATGGGCATCTGGAGAGCTGGCAGGGACCCCCATGCCAAGCCACGAACCCC ggagggagaaacGGGAACTGGTGCCCACGGAGCTGCCCagggtggaggaggaagaggaggaggagggagccacGGGCAGAG CCTGCCCTGGCCTCAACGCGTCGGCGGCGCGGGTGGGCGCGGTGCGGGACCTGTACGCCTGGGTGCTGCGCGTGCCCGAGGCACAGCTGGCCATGACCTTCCAAGAG ATCCTGGTGGACTTGGGCTCCAAAAACACCAAGGGACTGTACCGGGCACAGGTTCGGGCCACTGTGGGGGGCCGCCCCACGGCCTTCACCGGCCTCGTGGGGCTGGACAGTGACACACTGGCCCGTAGCATGCCTGGCCTTGTCGCTCTGGCTCTTGAAGCGCTGAAAACCTAA
- the CHRND gene encoding acetylcholine receptor subunit delta isoform X2, with the protein MGSLLQQLALLGALMLSGGLCVNHEERLIHHLFEEKGYDKELRPVVSTDEVVDVYLALTLSNLISLKEVDETLTTNVWLEHGWTDYRLQWNKSEFGGVEVLRLPPDMLWLPEIVLENNNDGLFEVAYYCNVLIYDTGYVYWLPPAIFRSTCLINVDFFPFDWQNCSLRFRSLAYSALEINIHLKTDSDPDTGRSYPVEWIIIDPEGFTENGEWEIIHRPARKNIYPDIPPDTSEHQDITFYLIIKRKPLFYVINIVIPCILIAFMVILVFYLPADSGEKMTLVISVLLAQSVFLLLISQRLPATSHAIPLIGKYLLFIMLLVTAVVIISVVVLNFHFRTPSTHIMSDWVREVFLESLPRLLGMAQPSESPPGAPCIRRCSSAGYIAKAEEYFSVKSRSELMFEKQSERHGLTSRITPARLVSLGMDSGEEQPYEHLKPVIDNANYIVKHMRDENSYNEEIDNWNCVARTLDRLCFFLITPTLVVGTLWIFLMGIYNHPPPLPFAGDPYDYREENKRFI; encoded by the exons ATGGGgagcctgctgcagcagctggccctgCTCGGGGCACTGATGCTGTCGG GTGGGCTCTGTGTGAACCACGAGGAGCGGCTCATCCACCACCTGTTTGAGGAGAAGGGCTATGACAAAGAGCTGCGCCCTGTGGTCTCCACTGACGAGGTTGTGGACGTCTACCTGGCCCTCACCCTCTCCAACCTAATCTCACTG AAAGAGGTGGACGAGACGCTCACCACCAACGTATGGCTCGAGCAC GGCTGGACCGATTACCGCCTGCAGTGGAACAAGTCTGAGTTTGGGGGCGTTGAGGTGCTCCGCCTGCCGCCAGACATGCTGTGGCTGCCGGAGATAGTCCTGGAGAACAA caatGATGGGCTCTTCGAGGTCGCCTACTACTGCAACGTCCTCATCTACGACACGGGCTACGTCTACTGGCTGCCCCCCGCCATCTTCCGCAGCACCTGCCTCATCAACGTGGACTTCTTCCCCTTCGACTGGCAGAACTGCTCCCTCAGATTCAG GTCCCTGGCATACAGTGCCCTGGAGATCAACATACACTTGAAGACAGACAGTGACCCAGACACAGGGAGGTCTTACCCAGTGGAGTGGATCATCATCGACCCCGAAGGCTTCACAG aGAATGGAGAATGGGAAATCATCCACCGCCCAGCCCGCAAGAACATCTACCCTGACATCCCCCCGGACACCAGTGAGCACCAGGACATCACTTTCTACCTCATCATCAAACGCAAGCCGCTCTTCTACGTCATCAACATCGTCATACCCTGCATCCTCATCGCCTTCATGGTCATCCTCGTCTTCTACCTGCCCGCCGACA GTGGTGAGAAGATGACCCTGGTAATCTCAGTGCTCCTGGCCCAGTCTGTCTTCCTCCTGCTGATCTCCCAGCGCCTGCCTGCCACTTCCCACGCCATCCCCCTCATCGGCAA GTACCTGCTTTTTATCATGCTTCTGGTGACAGCTGTGGTAATCATCTCCGTCGTGGTCCTCAACTTCCACTTCCGCACCCCCAGCACGCACATCATGTCTGACTGGGTCAGAGAG GTCTTCCTGGAGAGCCTGCCCCGGCTGCTGGGCATGGCACAGCCGAGCGAGAGCCCGCCGGGCGCCCCCTGCATCCGGCGCTGCAGCTCGGCCGGCTACATCGCCAAGGCAGAGGAATACTTCAGCGTCAAGTCCCGCAGCGAGCTCATGTTCGAGAAGCAGTCGGAGCGGCACGGGCTCACCAGCCGCATCACCCCGGCCC GCTTGGTGTCCCTGGGCATGGACTCAGGCGAGGAGCAGCCCTATGAGCACCTCAAACCCGTCATCGACAATGCCAACTACATAGTCAAGCACATGAGGGATGAAAACAGCTACAATGAG GAGATCGACAACTGGAACTGCGTGGCCCGGACCCTGGACCGCCTGTGCTTCTTCCTCATCACCCCCACGCTGGTGGTGGGCACCCTCTGGATCTTCCTCATGGGCATCTACAACCACCCACCACCACTGCCCTTTGCCGGAGACCCCTACGACTACCGGGAGGAGAACAAGCGCTTCATCTAG
- the CHRND gene encoding acetylcholine receptor subunit delta isoform X1 — protein MGSLLQQLALLGALMLSGGLCVNHEERLIHHLFEEKGYDKELRPVVSTDEVVDVYLALTLSNLISLKEVDETLTTNVWLEHGWTDYRLQWNKSEFGGVEVLRLPPDMLWLPEIVLENNRAITLCPCWHSNDGLFEVAYYCNVLIYDTGYVYWLPPAIFRSTCLINVDFFPFDWQNCSLRFRSLAYSALEINIHLKTDSDPDTGRSYPVEWIIIDPEGFTENGEWEIIHRPARKNIYPDIPPDTSEHQDITFYLIIKRKPLFYVINIVIPCILIAFMVILVFYLPADSGEKMTLVISVLLAQSVFLLLISQRLPATSHAIPLIGKYLLFIMLLVTAVVIISVVVLNFHFRTPSTHIMSDWVREVFLESLPRLLGMAQPSESPPGAPCIRRCSSAGYIAKAEEYFSVKSRSELMFEKQSERHGLTSRITPARLVSLGMDSGEEQPYEHLKPVIDNANYIVKHMRDENSYNEEIDNWNCVARTLDRLCFFLITPTLVVGTLWIFLMGIYNHPPPLPFAGDPYDYREENKRFI, from the exons ATGGGgagcctgctgcagcagctggccctgCTCGGGGCACTGATGCTGTCGG GTGGGCTCTGTGTGAACCACGAGGAGCGGCTCATCCACCACCTGTTTGAGGAGAAGGGCTATGACAAAGAGCTGCGCCCTGTGGTCTCCACTGACGAGGTTGTGGACGTCTACCTGGCCCTCACCCTCTCCAACCTAATCTCACTG AAAGAGGTGGACGAGACGCTCACCACCAACGTATGGCTCGAGCAC GGCTGGACCGATTACCGCCTGCAGTGGAACAAGTCTGAGTTTGGGGGCGTTGAGGTGCTCCGCCTGCCGCCAGACATGCTGTGGCTGCCGGAGATAGTCCTGGAGAACAA CCGTGCCATAACCTtgtgtccctgctggcacagcaatGATGGGCTCTTCGAGGTCGCCTACTACTGCAACGTCCTCATCTACGACACGGGCTACGTCTACTGGCTGCCCCCCGCCATCTTCCGCAGCACCTGCCTCATCAACGTGGACTTCTTCCCCTTCGACTGGCAGAACTGCTCCCTCAGATTCAG GTCCCTGGCATACAGTGCCCTGGAGATCAACATACACTTGAAGACAGACAGTGACCCAGACACAGGGAGGTCTTACCCAGTGGAGTGGATCATCATCGACCCCGAAGGCTTCACAG aGAATGGAGAATGGGAAATCATCCACCGCCCAGCCCGCAAGAACATCTACCCTGACATCCCCCCGGACACCAGTGAGCACCAGGACATCACTTTCTACCTCATCATCAAACGCAAGCCGCTCTTCTACGTCATCAACATCGTCATACCCTGCATCCTCATCGCCTTCATGGTCATCCTCGTCTTCTACCTGCCCGCCGACA GTGGTGAGAAGATGACCCTGGTAATCTCAGTGCTCCTGGCCCAGTCTGTCTTCCTCCTGCTGATCTCCCAGCGCCTGCCTGCCACTTCCCACGCCATCCCCCTCATCGGCAA GTACCTGCTTTTTATCATGCTTCTGGTGACAGCTGTGGTAATCATCTCCGTCGTGGTCCTCAACTTCCACTTCCGCACCCCCAGCACGCACATCATGTCTGACTGGGTCAGAGAG GTCTTCCTGGAGAGCCTGCCCCGGCTGCTGGGCATGGCACAGCCGAGCGAGAGCCCGCCGGGCGCCCCCTGCATCCGGCGCTGCAGCTCGGCCGGCTACATCGCCAAGGCAGAGGAATACTTCAGCGTCAAGTCCCGCAGCGAGCTCATGTTCGAGAAGCAGTCGGAGCGGCACGGGCTCACCAGCCGCATCACCCCGGCCC GCTTGGTGTCCCTGGGCATGGACTCAGGCGAGGAGCAGCCCTATGAGCACCTCAAACCCGTCATCGACAATGCCAACTACATAGTCAAGCACATGAGGGATGAAAACAGCTACAATGAG GAGATCGACAACTGGAACTGCGTGGCCCGGACCCTGGACCGCCTGTGCTTCTTCCTCATCACCCCCACGCTGGTGGTGGGCACCCTCTGGATCTTCCTCATGGGCATCTACAACCACCCACCACCACTGCCCTTTGCCGGAGACCCCTACGACTACCGGGAGGAGAACAAGCGCTTCATCTAG
- the CHRND gene encoding acetylcholine receptor subunit delta isoform X3, which translates to MLWLPEIVLENNRAITLCPCWHSNDGLFEVAYYCNVLIYDTGYVYWLPPAIFRSTCLINVDFFPFDWQNCSLRFRSLAYSALEINIHLKTDSDPDTGRSYPVEWIIIDPEGFTENGEWEIIHRPARKNIYPDIPPDTSEHQDITFYLIIKRKPLFYVINIVIPCILIAFMVILVFYLPADSGEKMTLVISVLLAQSVFLLLISQRLPATSHAIPLIGKYLLFIMLLVTAVVIISVVVLNFHFRTPSTHIMSDWVREVFLESLPRLLGMAQPSESPPGAPCIRRCSSAGYIAKAEEYFSVKSRSELMFEKQSERHGLTSRITPARLVSLGMDSGEEQPYEHLKPVIDNANYIVKHMRDENSYNEEIDNWNCVARTLDRLCFFLITPTLVVGTLWIFLMGIYNHPPPLPFAGDPYDYREENKRFI; encoded by the exons ATGCTGTGGCTGCCGGAGATAGTCCTGGAGAACAA CCGTGCCATAACCTtgtgtccctgctggcacagcaatGATGGGCTCTTCGAGGTCGCCTACTACTGCAACGTCCTCATCTACGACACGGGCTACGTCTACTGGCTGCCCCCCGCCATCTTCCGCAGCACCTGCCTCATCAACGTGGACTTCTTCCCCTTCGACTGGCAGAACTGCTCCCTCAGATTCAG GTCCCTGGCATACAGTGCCCTGGAGATCAACATACACTTGAAGACAGACAGTGACCCAGACACAGGGAGGTCTTACCCAGTGGAGTGGATCATCATCGACCCCGAAGGCTTCACAG aGAATGGAGAATGGGAAATCATCCACCGCCCAGCCCGCAAGAACATCTACCCTGACATCCCCCCGGACACCAGTGAGCACCAGGACATCACTTTCTACCTCATCATCAAACGCAAGCCGCTCTTCTACGTCATCAACATCGTCATACCCTGCATCCTCATCGCCTTCATGGTCATCCTCGTCTTCTACCTGCCCGCCGACA GTGGTGAGAAGATGACCCTGGTAATCTCAGTGCTCCTGGCCCAGTCTGTCTTCCTCCTGCTGATCTCCCAGCGCCTGCCTGCCACTTCCCACGCCATCCCCCTCATCGGCAA GTACCTGCTTTTTATCATGCTTCTGGTGACAGCTGTGGTAATCATCTCCGTCGTGGTCCTCAACTTCCACTTCCGCACCCCCAGCACGCACATCATGTCTGACTGGGTCAGAGAG GTCTTCCTGGAGAGCCTGCCCCGGCTGCTGGGCATGGCACAGCCGAGCGAGAGCCCGCCGGGCGCCCCCTGCATCCGGCGCTGCAGCTCGGCCGGCTACATCGCCAAGGCAGAGGAATACTTCAGCGTCAAGTCCCGCAGCGAGCTCATGTTCGAGAAGCAGTCGGAGCGGCACGGGCTCACCAGCCGCATCACCCCGGCCC GCTTGGTGTCCCTGGGCATGGACTCAGGCGAGGAGCAGCCCTATGAGCACCTCAAACCCGTCATCGACAATGCCAACTACATAGTCAAGCACATGAGGGATGAAAACAGCTACAATGAG GAGATCGACAACTGGAACTGCGTGGCCCGGACCCTGGACCGCCTGTGCTTCTTCCTCATCACCCCCACGCTGGTGGTGGGCACCCTCTGGATCTTCCTCATGGGCATCTACAACCACCCACCACCACTGCCCTTTGCCGGAGACCCCTACGACTACCGGGAGGAGAACAAGCGCTTCATCTAG